One genomic window of Candidatus Trichorickettsia mobilis includes the following:
- a CDS encoding universal stress protein produces MFKNIIIPIDLADKQSVKAILPVAINFVQAFDATLNFIHIIPDFGMKVIEDYLPKNWSKDQKKKYEEQIQALIQQYLPQDMKVNFRVDRGAVYDKVIQYASEIKADLIIVSAVRPQLRDYMLGPNASKIVRHAGVSVLVVRED; encoded by the coding sequence ATGTTCAAGAATATTATAATACCTATAGATTTAGCAGATAAACAATCAGTTAAAGCTATATTGCCAGTGGCAATTAATTTTGTGCAAGCTTTTGATGCAACATTAAATTTTATTCATATTATCCCAGATTTTGGTATGAAAGTTATAGAAGATTATTTGCCTAAAAATTGGAGCAAAGATCAAAAAAAGAAGTATGAGGAGCAAATTCAAGCATTAATTCAGCAATATCTTCCACAAGATATGAAGGTAAATTTTCGTGTTGATCGTGGAGCGGTTTATGATAAAGTCATTCAATATGCTAGTGAAATTAAAGCTGATTTAATTATTGTGTCTGCAGTTAGGCCTCAACTTAGAGATTATATGCTTGGACCAAATGCTTCTAAAATAGTAAGGCATGCTGGTGTTTCGGTATTGGTGGTGCGAGAAGATTAA